AATATAGATATTcaaggtaaataatattttgtaaaacaGTGAATAAATAAACTTCAGGATAAAATGGTGAAAGTATGAATGTTTATCATTACGGAGGAAATTCCTATATATTTCTATTTCAAGATTTAGTTAATATCAAgcttgaacataataatactgtTTATTATCTTCGTCTGTGTAACAGacattaagcctaggcgcagaccaccgattttttatcggccgatagtttagtctggcagttaatcagtatgggcatgtatggaagtgcgcacattacaccgattgattcttcttacaaattagaatcgggcccactTTCGGTCGGTTAAAAatcagtggtctgcgcctaggctaaacaGAGATACAATGCGTGTCGTTGCAATAGTGTAGCCTCTCTAACTTTGATCTGTATTGGCCATTAGCTGGGTATTTGGATATTCAGTCAGATTGTACGGACTCGGCACAATTTGACCATATctgtaattataaaaaaatttttttgttgcAGAACAGGACTGTGCAGTTTGCCTGCAGAAATGTCACCACCCAACTCAACTTCCATGTGGCCATATATTTTGCTTCCTCTGTGTTAAGGTAAGGGAATCTATTAGTAATTTTCAGGGTTAATACAATATGCAACAGACACGCACATATAAATCTATAATCTTCATTGAAGTTCTAACAATTTACAATGGATTAGTTATGTACctccattaaaataaaataaattatcatttgtttaggtttattgtaaaatgtataaaaaaaagaaaaatagttaCTTAGGTACAAAGTCCAGTAATTAGTAGCTAACTTAAACATTATAAGTATCTAGTAAGACATGGGTCTTAACTCGacgtctgcttgtgaccacggctgcaacATAGCAgctgaaacgtcaagccgtgagtatataatgtaactcattaataatgttaagacccgtgtcttactattttagttataaTGTTTAAGttagttactaattactttaaACATTATACTCCACCCAATAATACAGTGGATGCAAAATTTGAAGCGTAAATAAGACTGGCAGTGTAAatagtaaaacaataaaattagattTGTACCTAACTCACTTGATACTTGGTATAATAAGAACCATgcccaaaataataaaaaaaaaaagttattaagaAAACAAGAAAACCTACTGCATAaaaattaactaattatttttgttgataatgcctctaactgcatttgaacattCAAACACTCTAGTTGCCTTGTTTCTAtgtttttagttcatttttcgCAGTCGGGTTTTTTGATTTCTTTTTGCAAGCTATTTATGAAATCCTTTATTTTGAAACTCTACTTGGTagatttttagaaaaaaacaaataagatgTGGAGCCTAAAATAAATGCTTCTTCCAATTTTGACATACCCGGTGTCACTCTACCAGttaagacgaatctaacgacatttaaaagattttaacaTGTTGAAATCGAGGTGCTAAATAATGTGGTACACACTCAGTTTCGTATTTGCCTCACTGGCTAGATAATTTTTAAGCTATCATTGTACCTgtatttcttttgtttcaggGTGTAGCAATCCAAAATAAAAATTGCGCAATGTGCCGGGCACAAATACCTGCGGACTATTTAGATCATCCtgtattattagaaaaaaattcTCAACAGCAATCAGCTGATGAAAATGAAAGTGTTGAAAACCAGTGGTATTATGAAGGGCGAAACGGTAAAGATATAATTTGAACTTCATAAAATTATTAGAGgcaaaacaaaatgtttatgTAACTTTATGCAATGCCCCTGTCGAATGCTTGTACAAATACTCAAAAGAGCGATTCAGTGACGGCCGTGAGGCCGATGTGAATCATAGTTTATAATTTCATACACGTCGCGATTCAGTATTCAATAGACTtttaacccagatactcctgaaacaTTTTACTATCTCCAAACTGAATGATCTTTGTATATGAGGCTTAAAAACTGACAAATAACttgggaaaaataagaaaaaaaaatatttccctcgTGGAAATTCGGAAAAGCGGTGTCGTTTATAAACAACAGTAGTAAAATGCACTACTATGAGGTATGCAATGCAGCATAAAGAAAACcatcctttattttatttggcttttgtgacaaaactgagtaatattacttttggtattatcttttgtttctttaattgtaaaaatgcaTAACTGAAGATAGGTACCACGGTAATTCCCTGCATTACGCACCCTTTTGAGGGATAGCAAACTCGAGTCGATGTCTCTTCGACAGGATGTGCGATGccaaaagcaagagcgtccgaggaagaccagcttcttgacatgcccttacgagaatgtcaggataaatgctgagcggggaGCCTATTGGGGGgtcattccactttgttcacctgggtgaagaaagtgaaatagaaatagaaatatttatttgtctttttagtgtcctcatctcacctcggaaccatttcaccTAGCTTCATTTTACAGGTGGATTGCGTCGACTAAAACGATCACCTAGAACCTTTGTTCACCTAGAAATTAATTCACCCTGGTAAACAAATGCGAAAACCTGGGTGAATTCATCCCTAAAAATAGATGAACAAAAGCGACTGCTTTAGTCAAATCAAGTCATATGGATAATATCATCTGGGTGAAATGGTTCTgaggtgaaatgaggacacgaaaaataacactttcttcacccaggtgaTATCACCGAGGTGAACATAGTGGAATAATCCTATTGGGGCCACTGGACCACTGAGCCACTGCtcagtaattgtttttattctagttgtgttgttattgtttataggtATCTATGTATTAACTACTGTATCAATAATCATCAGACAATCTAGTACTGGAAAATTATCGTCATTTTCTAGCTTCTCGACGAAATCATGAAGCTCCAGAGCCTGATAATGTGTcctacagtaaaaaataaaataataatgtcttgAAAGATAAAGTAGTACATTTTACTGCTGGCGTTTATAAACAACACCAGTTATTTTTCGTTATAACTTCTTACCAAAGGTTCTGAATCAGTGTGATTTGATGTTTATATGTAGTTTATGATACTAACATCACGTTTTATATAAACTATCTCAATAAAGTgtgcaacttattattattacttatcttGAAAGCTCATCGTTGAAAATGGctaaataaacttgtaaatattATGGAAAACCTAATGAATTATTAAGATTTGCCACATAGACTAAGTCGACAAAGCCTTCACCTGTcaagtaacataaataaatataaacaaaagtacctacatattctccaaatttttttgtttctatgtgTTGTTTTAAAACGACGGTAGTATAAAGTGGGTTAAAAGTACTATAATTTTAGATTATGTTATTCTGTGGTTTCAGGTTGGTGGAAGTATGATGAGCGTAGTAATAATGAGTTGGAATCAGCATTCAGTGCTGGTGACCCTAATTGTGCGTTGCTCTTGGCTGGAGCTGTATACACGATAGATTTTCAAAGCATGATCCAGTTTCGTCGTAACGACCCGACTCGCAGGCGACGCGTGCGCAGAGATACGCCAACGTTACCTGCCAAAGGTACGACTTTATAATATGAGAACTATGTATCATGCATGATACAATAAACATTTATACATTTTCAATTCTAAGTTTAGGAGCTCACCTTACCACAGCTCATGGCAGCGCCATAATTTCAAACATTCAGACCTAATAGCGGAAATAAATACTGAAAAAGGGGCTAAATATCTCTGAAAGGAAGAAATGTTGGCTACTGTATCTCTTAGTATTTTttcgttatttataattttcaaattaacgCTAAAAATTCAATAACTAGGTGACAATAAACATTGCCATATGAAaatcatactttttaaatattttttatgccatGGGATTCTGGTAAACTTATATTTGTTTACCTAGGCCTTGGAACCTTAAACTGTGCTGTGTCTACCTCCCAGCTCTTACCTCAAATTCGCATTGCTGCAACAACAACACAGACACCACTGACACCAGACAGGTTCTACTATTTTATATTGTCTGGGATGTTCACTTTGGATTTTAATTTACAGGTGTAGctggaataaaaaatattggaaataGTAATTCAGAACAAATGAAAACAAATGATGAAGATAATGGTAATGATGAGGTCATAATAGTTGAAGCGCCTGAAAATGAAGTGATAATAATTGAGGATGAAGACCAAATTAATGAAAGTGACAATCTTGATGAGTCAATTGAAATTGTCCATGCTCTGAGGTAATTCAACACATTTGACATTTCTTTTACCATGTGTTTTTTTACAACATGTTGTTTGTGATAATACTAAGTCTAATTTAATCCTCTGTTTTCTTTCAGCACGATACATTTGGTGGACCCAGAGTCGCCTAGTAACGTTGGGAATGACTCGGCAGATGACACATGATAAATATCAAATTACGTACAGTAGCGTAAATGATGAATTTATAcagtaataaaaaagtaaactACATAAATGAGCTCTCATAAGTTAGCCATggatgaataaatttcattaACGTCCGTTTGTATTATTCGAAATGTAAATACAGagggcttagtgcgagtttagtTTACATCAAACATCCTCACTAgtgtgagcgcgtcaaaaaaatatatgataattttggttcttgaaagtttccgctaggggcgctgtacaatccgtcatacatttaatgtcttTTTTTTACGCTTTACGAGACgacatttgatgtaaactcacactaagccctcagttctatagggtgttaggtaaatgggtatatgagccgacactagcccatgttaacatggtcatataaatggtatggtgaagtcagataattgatatcttcattttaattattttatttttcatacaaatcagattttacaaaatttattttgtatgaaaataaaaaataaaaaatgatgatatcaaatttctgacttcaccataccatttatatgcccatgttaacatgggctagtgtcagctcatatacccatttacctaacatcctgtatagacTTTGTTAAATTAAAGGCTTAACCGTTAAAGGGTGTTTTCGGTTACTCCAGCTCAGACAGGTTCTAATTTCGTGGTAGTACTATgggtagtacctacctaagacaGGCGTGGATCCAGCcctcaaaaagtatatttttttcaaattcatagGCTCAATAGACTGCGAGTGTAATGTCACAAgcctatagttccaaaatactgaactgtcctatccatgacattgataGTGGGGTGCCAACGCCAACACCGGATCGCTGGATCCGATTTTTGTCATGTctgaaaccatatagttgaacgatggtagcgcccctctgtcattgagtttggtgagacagttcagcgtgggtcatctttaACAAGGTTGTGGGCATGCCCTCTAATGAATCCGCGCCTGCGCAAAACTatcgttaaaaaatatatatgtatagTTTAACAAtagataaattttattatagtcACTATAAGTACTGGTAAtggtattaaataaattaataaagtgTTTTTGACATAATTTACAGTTAAGCCTTTAATTCAATCCCGAATACTCATCCAtaagccaaaagacgtccaggTGCATTCAATCATTTAGTTATAGAAAGCTGTTTTCCAACTTCATGTAACGGGCATAGTGCAACTGAGTAGGGGACGGTGACGGTTCCCGTCTGCAGTAGTGTAACGATGCAGGAGGGGTGATGAGACTTAATAGATCTGTCACGAGACTTTTGGATGAAGTACCTAAGTACTTCATCATACATTAAGTGTAGTTATTTACAGTACGATAGCACATTATGCTGCATGCACGTACTACAACAGAACCAACTCAGTTAAGCGCCATGTACCTAAAATCGAGTTCTATTTCAAGGTCTACAGTTACGTTACCTTACTACAGCCGTCATGTCACAAGAAGAAAGAAAATAGCAGCATGAATTGGGTCTTGAAAGACCGGTTTGAGTGCGCGTAACATCCCACATACAAAGCATTTCGCAGATGGCGCTAGTAGCGCCAGCGGTTCTGAATAGTAAGTCAAGTTGTAGCTGCTATGCGGGAAGTTGGCCAAgacgtaattttattaatagtgtgatgtgaacaccatctcggttactttctccttcctcctcgcgggggtcgcccatacttcggtgtgcgtACTTGCGCCGTAcaatacaacccgatcgagttatttgcgcacctcgctggaatgtgaCTCCCTCGCACATCTCCCCGTCCGTACCAGGGAGCATCAATGTGaagtcacggctgccaggtgcgcagttgaCTCGATTGAGCTGCAAGTACGCCTCGAGTAGCTTTAGTGCGTTCCACAGATTAAGTAGAGATACACCACCATAGTCCAGCGCGGCGAGTGACGAGTTGAACGAACTACCAACCCTCGGGAAAGTGCAGTCCAAACCTATTGAACTATATTCAGGGTGGAAACTATAAGTGATTACCTACTAAATTGCTTTTCTGTCAGccaacatttattattttaaaaactagctcgcccgcgtgtaatgagggctatcgtttttatacttaacagttggcacccctggcgattgacaggaccttactctacagtggcgccatcttgatgagtgcaaatgcgatagtcctcgtaCCACTTTAGAGCTCagaagttggcgccactgtcttcgcgactagcaagtgacaggaccttactctacagtggcgccaactggtgggcgctaaaacgatagccctcattcagtttgtcacagatcgttatgttttaaattaaagcttTTAAATGTTCTGATTACCtactgtagtttcatcaaaatccgttgagtagttttgGCATGAAAGAGTAAACATACAATTACATccttacaaactttcgcatttataatattagtaggataaataaatgttattcaaactaaataattttgGAACTCTTTTGGGAGCTGGAGATACTGGGTCTTAAATGGAGCTTCTAGGAACAGATTACAACAATAAATTAGAATTGTGTTATGCATAGATTAATACATCTAAGGTGTTAGGTGTTTTTCAGCTACTATTGTAGTTGATGTCAAAGACCTACAAAATTAAAAGCTAGATTGCACAAAATGGCAAATTGATAAACTACTCTAAATAGATTCAGAGGAAAAAGATACACAAAAGCTGTTAATTAATACTACTTAGTGTACTGAACATTCATTTAATCCCCATTTTAtataaaatgtttgaattacATAAAGTAAACTGGAATGAAGTGCCAAAGGAaacttttatttgataaatttatttcCACTTATCTAATTGAATTAAGTAAAAACACCATGAAGTTACTTATCCCTTACTTTGATAAGATCATTAAGATCTAGAGCTACACATATTTCCTTAGACTCTGTGCGTGGATTCCTATCCAAAATTTCAGTAATAGGGTAATAATTTTCTCTGTTGTCGACATTCCATCCAGAATactgaaacaaaattaatgtaattaattacttcattgcatagaaaaatatttctaaaatataaaatgtaagtTAGGTAAAAGAACCATACCACACAGGTGCACTTGTGTAAAATTTTTCCATTAGATTCCATGGGAATAAATTTCTGGAGTAATGCTTTTCCATCAATTTTCCACAAGTTTAGTTCATCCAGTTTTGATATTACTGTGTCTCCATCCCATTTAACATCAGACTTCAACAATACAAAATTTCCAGACTGGAATAAATGAAAAacgttttaacattaatattgtaatgcacacaaaaatttttgcaaaaaatatattattacccgactacggcaaagcaaaaggagggttattttaTAACTGAAACCATATATTATTGCCTATTATGCTTCTACTaataacatacctaatttatttgaatgttattattttttcataggTATATAATATGACTTAAGCTTTACCTTGGTAAAGATATTTAAGTCTATTGGTGTAGTCTTCACTGTTGAATATCAGTGGCCTCAGTagtattattatattgtaatacTATGCTCTTTATAGCTGTCTTTTGTTAAATGGATAAATAAACTTACATGGAAATGCTTTGGTACATCTTTAGATTGGCTGGAGTCAGATTTGTTTCCGTCTGATCCATTCTTCTCCTCGTCCGAGCCCTCCTCCTCGTCCAGCTCGCCCTCGTCGTCCTCCCCCTCCTCATCCTCCTCTCCTTCACCTTCACTCTCCTCGGATGATTCGTCATTTTTGCGCTTCTTTTTAGAGTTGTTTAGGGATCCCTTAGATGTACGCTTCCGCCCTGCCCTAGCTGGCTGTTCATTCTGCAAACcatattaatgtattttattattttgaatcaTAACAATGTTACAAAGTGACAACATCTGTCCACATagtaaatgattattattttaatttagggTATGCAAGACAATGAGAAAAGCTATTAAGGTACCTAATCTATGAATAACGCAGTACAGTACAATCACTACTTTCATAACCTCTGTGCCTACTTTTAgggaattattttgaaaaataattattgataACAAATAGCTTTATTTAACTATCCAGTTAACCATT
The DNA window shown above is from Ostrinia nubilalis chromosome 13, ilOstNubi1.1, whole genome shotgun sequence and carries:
- the LOC135077560 gene encoding E3 ubiquitin-protein ligase rnf146 isoform X1, whose amino-acid sequence is MNIDIQEQDCAVCLQKCHHPTQLPCGHIFCFLCVKGVAIQNKNCAMCRAQIPADYLDHPVLLEKNSQQQSADENESVENQWYYEGRNGWWKYDERSNNELESAFSAGDPNCALLLAGAVYTIDFQSMIQFRRNDPTRRRRVRRDTPTLPAKGVAGIKNIGNSNSEQMKTNDEDNGNDEVIIVEAPENEVIIIEDEDQINESDNLDESIEIVHALSTIHLVDPESPSNVGNDSADDT
- the LOC135077560 gene encoding E3 ubiquitin-protein ligase RNF146 isoform X2 produces the protein MCRAQIPADYLDHPVLLEKNSQQQSADENESVENQWYYEGRNGWWKYDERSNNELESAFSAGDPNCALLLAGAVYTIDFQSMIQFRRNDPTRRRRVRRDTPTLPAKGVAGIKNIGNSNSEQMKTNDEDNGNDEVIIVEAPENEVIIIEDEDQINESDNLDESIEIVHALSTIHLVDPESPSNVGNDSADDT
- the LOC135077561 gene encoding 17S U2 SnRNP complex component HTATSF1-like is translated as MRKRKSLKKDDESDGSDGGVEPEEFQDSGEDWTPDADSNEQPARAGRKRTSKGSLNNSKKKRKNDESSEESEGEGEEDEEGEDDEGELDEEEGSDEEKNGSDGNKSDSSQSKDVPKHFHSGNFVLLKSDVKWDGDTVISKLDELNLWKIDGKALLQKFIPMESNGKILHKCTCVYSGWNVDNRENYYPITEILDRNPRTESKEICVALDLNDLIKVRDK